From the Cryptomeria japonica chromosome 2, Sugi_1.0, whole genome shotgun sequence genome, one window contains:
- the LOC131064275 gene encoding mitogen-activated protein kinase kinase 9-like, which yields MESKKRLGLKLPIPVQNQSLPLPKPLPLPLPPIQLSDFERVGILGHGSGGIVYKLLHPKSSTYYALKVIRLDHDSSPTSHINREMEILRKIDCPYVVKCKGAFHQGGDINFVLEYMDAGSLADLLKHKRRLTESSLAKVARQVVEGLKYLHSQRIVHRDIKPSNLLIRKSPKQIKIADFGVSRILSHTIDPCCNSYVGTCAYMSPERFDPQSYGGSYNGYAGDIWSLGLTLLECYLGHFPFVADGEQADWPTLMCAICFGEPPSAPGSASAEFQSFIRCCLEKDAGKRWTASQLLKHPFLNKTSQFQQPCNPSVPLHSLNASQTN from the coding sequence ATGGAATCCAAGAAGCGGTTGGGTTTGAAGCTTCCGATCCCTGTGCAAAATCAGAGTTTACCCCTGCCAAAGCCTCTTCCACTGCCCCTTCCTCCCATACAGCTCTCTGATTTCGAAAGAGTTGGGATACTCGGACATGGTAGCGGAGGCATTGTCTACAAGCTCCTCCACCCTAAATCCTCCACCTACTATGCCCTAAAAGTCATCCGCCTGGACCATGATTCCTCCCCCACTTCCCACATCAACAGGGAGATGGAGATCCTTAGGAAAATTGATTGTCCCTATGTTGTCAAATGTAAGGGTGCCTTTCACCAGGGGGGGGACATTAATTTTGTGCTGGAATACATGGATGCAGGCTCCCTTGCCGATTTATTAAAGCACAAGAGAAGGCTGACTGAATCCTCCCTTGCGAAGGTTGCCCGGCAAGTGGTGGAGGGATTGAAATACCTTCACAGCCAGAGGATTGTTCACAGAGACATTAAGCCCTCCAATCTCTTGATTAGAAAGAGTCCCAAGCAAATTAAAATTGCAGACTTCGGGGTGAGCAGAATTCTATCACATACCATAGATCCCTGCTGCAATTCCTATGTGGGAACGTGTGCTTACATGAGCCCCGAGAGATTCGACCCACAGAGCTATGGTGGAAGTTATAACGGTTATGCTGGAGATATTTGGAGCTTGGGATTGACACTGTTGGAATGCTATTTGGGTCATTTCCCGTTTGTAGCAGATGGAGAGCAAGCAGATTGGCCTACACTCATGTGTGCCATATGCTTTGGAGAGCCGCCCTCTGCACCCGGCAGTGCATCTGCAGAGTTTCAGAGTTTTATCAGATGTTGTCTTGAAAAGGACGCAGGCAAGAGATGGACTGCCTCGCAGCTTCTGAAGCATCCATTCCTCAACAAAACTTCACAATTTCAACAGCCCTGCAACCCGTCAGTGCCCTTGCATTCCCTCAACGCCTCACAGACAAATTGA